The region ATGCAAGTCCGGCTGTTCGAGCACCGATTCGATGTGAAGGTCGGCTTCGAGCCGCGGTTCTCCGACGCGGACGTGGTGCGCGTCGCGCACTGCCGTGTGCGCCCCGACCGGGTGGATCACTTCACGCTGGTGCAGGAGAAGGTGTGGAATCCGGCCATGGCGGGGTCGCCCGGGATGCTGCGCGGGGTGTTCGGCGAGGCGCCGGGGAACGAGTTCCTGGTGCTGTCGATGTGGGACTCGGCGGCCGAGCACGGGAAGTACCGCGTGGAGCGGGTCGAGCGGCTCGGCCTGCGCGCGCAGACGGAAGCGGATGTGGCGGCGATCGCCGGCGATGTCGTACGGGTCGAGCCCGCCTGGACGGTGGTGTGAGGGCGGGACGAGCCCTCGGCCGGGGAGCGGCCGTCCTCCGCTCAAGGGCGGCTATGGGCTCAGGAGGCAGGCCTTCGCTCAGGAGGCGGCCCTGATCACCGGCGGGCGGGGGAATACGCCCCGGCCCGGACCGCGGCGGCGACAGCGGCCGCCGTCTGGTCGGCGAGCGGCGTATCGATGGGCTCACGGGTGATGAGCGCCCGGAAGAACAGGGGTGCGGAGACGGCGCGTACGATCGCCGCGGCGTCGGTGCCGGACGGGGCCTCACCACGGTCGACGGCCCGCCGCACCACGGATTCGCAGCGGGTGAAACGCTCGGTGTAGAAGTCGCGCAGCGCCTCGGCCGCGCGCTCGGACTGGAACGCGGCCGCGATGAAGGCGGTCGGCGCGGCGGCGGCCGGCGCGCTGCCGAAGGTCTCGGTCACCTCGCGGGCGAGGGCGCGCAGATCGCCCTCCAGGTTTCCGGTGTCGGGTGGTGTCCAGGCGTCCTCGCCCGCGAGGTCGAGCGCGTCCGCCACAAGCCCCTCGACGCTGCCCCAGCGCCGGTAGACGGTCGTCTTGTGGATGCCGGAGCGCTCGGCCACGTACTCCACGGTCAGACCGGGATAGCCGTGCTCGGCGAGGCCGGTGAGCACAGCGTCGCGCACCGCCGAGCGGGTGCGCGCGGTGCGCCCGCCGGGGCGGACGGTGCCCGGTGTCGGGGCGGCGCTCTCTGCCGACAAGTGCAACTCCAGTTGTGTTAGCGGGTTTCCTGTGCCAGAGTGAGGGTAACGCAACTGTAGTTGTGTTTGGAGCGTGCGGCCCGGATGGCCCACGTGCTCGCGTGCTTGGAGGTACGCCCCTGTGCCCACGCAGATCTCACTCCGCGGCGTCACGCTGTCCCGGGGCGACCGGCTGCTGCTCGACGACGTGTCCTTCGCGGTCCGGCCCGGGGAGCGGATCGGCATCGTGGGGGAGAACGGAGCGGGCAAGTCCACCCTCCTGTGGTTGCTGGCCGGGAGCGAGTCACCGGACGATGGTGCTGTGGCGACGGTGGCCGACGGCGGCATCGGTCACCTCGGCCAGACGCCCGAGCTGCCCCCGGACCACACGGTGCGCGACGCGGTGGACGCCGCCCTTGCCGAGGTGCGCGCCATGGAGCGCGGGCTGCGCGAGCTGGAGGCGGATCTCGGCGGCGGCGCCCCCGACGCGCTCGCAGCGTACGGCGATCTGCTGACCGCCTTCGAGGCCCGTGGCGGCTATGAGGCGGACGCCCGGGTGGAGAAGGCACTGCACGGCCTGGGGCTCGGTGGCATCGGGTACGAGCGGCGGCTGGGCAGTCTGTCGGGCGGTGAGCAGGCCCGGCTCGGGCTCGCCTGCCTGATCGCCGCCGCTCCCGAGGTGATGTTGCTGGACGAGCCGACGAACCACCTCGACGGTGCCGCGCTCAGCTGGCTGGAGGAGGCGCTGCGGGGGCATTCGGGCACCGTCCTCGCGGTCTCCCACGACCGGGTCTTCCTGGAGCGGGTGGCGACCGCGATCGTCGAGGTGGACGCCGACCGGCGCACCCTGGTGCGGTACGGCGGGGGGTACGGCGGATTCGTCGCCGAGCAGACCGCCGCGCGCCGCCGGTGGGAGCAGGCGTACGAGGAGTGGTGCGCGGAGACGGCCGCGCTGGCGGCGGCCGCCACCACCGTCGCACGGCGGGTCGCCCCGGGCCGCGGCATGAAGGACGGCAACAAGCTGGCCTACGACCGGGACAAGGGGCGTGTGCAGTCCTCGGTGTCCAGCAGGGTGCGCAACGCCAGGGAGAGGCTGCGCAGACTCCAGGAGGACCCGGTGCCGCGCCCGCCGGAGCCGCTGCGGTTCTCTGCGCTCCCCGCCGCGGGTACGGCGGACGGTGTGCTCATCGACCTCCACGACATCCGCGTGGGGGAGCGGCTGGCGGTCGACCGGCTCACTGTGGCGGCCGGGGAGAGACTGCTCGTCCACGGTGCCAACGGCGCGGGCAAATCCACGCTGCTGCGGGTCATGGCGGGATGGGAGACACCCGATGCGGGCCGGGCGATCCGCCGGGGCGGGATCGGCTATCTCGCCCAGGAGATACCGGTTGCCAGGCCCCGGGAGCGGCTGCTGTCGGCCTTCGGCCGTGGGCTGCCGGGGACACCGGAGGAGCAGGGCGTCCTTCTGCTGTCGTACGGACTGTTCCGCACGGATGATCTCCACGTCCCGGTGGGATCGCTCTCTGCGGGCCAGCGCCGCCGGCTCGCGCTCGCCCGGCTGCTGGCCCGCCCCGCCGATCTGCTGCTGCTCGACGAGCCGACCAACCATCTCGCCCTCGGCCTGGTGGAGGAGCTGGAGGAGGCGCTGGCCCAGTGGACCGGGGCGCTGGTGGTGGTGTCGCACGACCGGCTGCTGCGCAGCCGCTTCACCGGGCGCCGGTGCGAAATACGAGGAGGCCGGTTCATGGCCGAGGAGGGGGATGCGGCACCGGCCGCGGCCTCGATCTAGATGATCGATTCCAAGGGGTCAGTGATCGTACGAGGTGAGCGAACGGAGGGTGGCTCGTCCGGTGTGATCGTTGTGCCAGATCACGGCGGTCAGCGCGAGTATTCGCTGCATGACGCGGGCGATGACACCTCCAGGCGTGCGCCCTCGGTGCTGTTCGAGGTCGAGTTGCCCCTTGAAGGTCTCGTTGACCGACTCGATGACCTGCCGCAACGGCTTGAACAGGGTTCCGCCGGGCCGCTGCCGTTCGCCCTTGCGGGTCGGCCGTAGCAACTGGATGCCCTGCCGGGCGAGTTCCTGTTCGAAGGTGCGGCCGAAGTAGTGCTTGTCGCCGATCAGTGTCTGGCCGGGCCGGGCGGCGAGGAGGTCCGGTTCGGCCGCGAGCAGGTCCAGCAGTGTTTCGCGTCCGTCGGCTTTGGCTCCGGTCAGGGCGAAGGCGACGGGCAGGCCCTGGAGGGTGCACACCAGGTGGAGGCGCAGGCCCCAGAAGAAGCGGCTGTGGCTGGCGCAGTAGCCGTACTGGGCCCATCCGGCCAGGTCGGAGCGTTTGACGGTCTCCCGCGAGCGGCCGCATTCCACGGGTGTGGAGTCCACGGTCCATACGTCGTCGTTCCACACTGAGGTGCTGGTGGCCAGCATCCGGGTGATCCGGCGGAGCAGGTCGGCGGCTTTGCGCAGCCGCTTGTTGTAGCCGGGTTGCTGCGGCAGATACGGGAAGAGGTGGCGCAGGTGGGCCCGGGCATGCCGGAGCCACCTGGCCTCGGAGGTGAAACCGAGCATGGCCTGCATCATCGCAAGTGTGACCAGCTCGGCGTCGGTCAGCTGCGGCGCGATCCCCACGGCCGGCCGCCACGGCGCCAAGTCCGGACGCTCCTTCAGCAGATCGTCGGTCGTCGCATAGAGTGCTGTCGCGAGGGTGTCCAGGTTGTTCGTCACAAAACGATCTTGGATGCCCTCGCTCTCGTCTCCGCAGGCACCCCTTGGAATCGATCATCTAGGGTGGCGCCATGGCACGACCCCGGCGCATCGTCCTCCTGCGGCACGGAGAATCAGAGGGGAATGTTGATGACTCGGTGTACGAAAGGGTGCCCGACCATGCCCTGAAGCTGACCGAGACCGGGCGTCGGCAGGCGACGGAGGCGGGCGAGCGGCTGCGCGCCGCTTTCGGCGACGAGCGCGTGTCGATCTATGTGTCGCCGTACCGCCGCACCCACCAGACCCTGAGGCTGCTCGATCTCGACCCCACGCGCACCCGGGTCAGGGAGGAGCCGCGGCTGCGGGAGCAGGACTGGGGAAACTGGCAGGACCGCGAGGACGTGCGCAAACAGATGGCGTACCGCGACGCCTACGGACACTTCTTCTACCGGTTCGCGCAGGGTGAGTCGGGCGCCGACGTCTACGACCGGGTGGACGCGTTCCTGGAGAGCCTGTGGCGCAGCTTCCAGGACCCGGCACATCCGCCGAACGTCCTGCTGGTGACCCATGGGCTGACCATGAGGCTGTTCTGCATGCGGTGGCTGCACTGGAACGTCGCCGAATTCGAGTCGCTGTCGAACCCCGGCAACGGCGAATCACGGGCCCTGCTGCTCAGCTCCGACGGGCGCTACCACCTGGACCGGCCCTTTGAACGCTGGTGCACCCCCAAGCCCTACGGCCGCACCGGTTAGAGTGCGCAGCGATGACCGCTGACCGTTTCCATCGGGCTCTTCGGAGTCTGCGCGGGCTGGCCGTGGGCGACGCCCTTGGTTCCCAGTTCTTCGTCCCCGCCAACTATCCGTTCCTCAAGCGCCGCGAGCTGCCGCCCGAGCCCTGGCAGTGGACCGACGACACCGAGATGGCCTGTTCGATCCTGGCCGTCCTGGTGAACCACGGCCGGATCGACCAGGACCATCTCGCCCGGTCCTTCGCCGACCACCATGATTTCGACCGGGGCTACGGCCCCGCCGTGAACCGGATGCTCCGCTTGATCAGGGAGGGCGGCGACTGGCGTGACCTGGCCGCCGGGCTGTTCGAGGGGCAGGGGTCGTGGGGGAACGGCGCCGCCATGCGGATCGCCCCGCTGGGCGCCTGGTACGCGGGCGATGTGGAGCAGGCGACGCATCAGGCGGAGATCTCTGCGTACACCACGCATCAGCACCGTGAGGCCGTGGCGGGAGCCATGGCGGTGGCCGCGGCCGCGGCGATGGTGGCGGATCCGGCGGGCCACGGCGGGCCGGAGGAGCTGCTGGACCGGGTGGTCGAGGTGGTGCCGCGCAGCGCGGTCCAGGCGGGGCTGCGCCGCGCCCGCGACATGCTCGACTACGCGGACGCCGGGACCGTCGCCGCGGTGCTCGGCTGCGGCCGGCGCACCAGCGCCCATGACACCGTGCCGTTCGCCCTGTGGGCGGCCGCCCGCCACCTGGGCTCCTTCGAGGAGGCGTTCTGGCGGACGGCCTCGGCCGGCGGGGACGTGGACACCACCTGCGCCATCGTCGGGGGAGTGGTCGCGGCCGCTGCCGCCGGTGCGCCGCCCGCCGACTGGCAGGACCGCACCGAGGCGCTGCCGGAGTGGGTCCCGGTGCGGGCCGACTGACCCCTCCCACGGGCGTGATGCGGTGTGTCGCCCGGTTTGCCCCACCGGCGAACCGGCCCTCCGCCGCGCCGTGTTGAGGCGAATCGGCCACCCGATTCATCGGGGACGGGGCCGCCCGGAGGAGCCGGGGACCGCTGCCGAGGATCCGGGTTCCGAACGCAGGTAAGAGCGGCGTAAGGTTGTCCTCGCCATGGCATATGAACCGCCCACCCACAGTGTCGAGCGCTCGCTTCGCGCCACGACGGGAGCCAAGATCGTCGTCGGTATCGACGAGGTCGGGCGCGGGGCATGGGCCGGTCCGGTGACGGTCTGCGCGGCGGTCACCGGTCTGCGCCGTCCGCCGACCGGGCTCACCGACTCCAAGCTGCTGAGCCCCAAGAAGCGCACGACCCTGGCCCAGGAGTTGCACTCGTGGGTCACCGCGCACGCCCTGGGGCACTCCTCTCCCGAGGAGATCGACGGCCTGGGGATGACGGCCGCCCTCCGGCTCGCCGCCACGCGTGCGCTGGACGCGCTGCCGGTCCGGCCGGACGCGGTGATCCTGGACGGGAAGCACGACTACCTCGGCACTCCCTGGGCGGTCCGTACGGTCATCAAGGGCGATCAGTCCTGTGTGTCCGTCGCCGCCGCCTCGGTGATCGCCAAGGTGCGCCGGGATGCGATGATGGCCGAACTGGGAGCCGAGCACATGGACTTCTGCTTCGAGGACAACGCCGGATATCCGTCCCCCGTGCACCGCGCCGCCCTGCGGGAACTGGGGCCCACGCCCCACCACCGGCTGTCCTGGGCCTATATGGACGGGCTGCCTCGCTGGCGGCACCTGAAGCGGGTCCGCAGCACCCCCGAACCGGTCGGGCTGGAGGACGAAGGCCAACTCGGCTTCGACTTCTGAGCAGACCAAGCGGTCAAAACCGCCACCCGCCGATGCGACTCGCACCGACGTTTGATAGACATCAGCCCATGCCTCTCATCCCCGAGGAGCCTCAGATTCACGAGAGTGTCCCGGGTCCCCGCGCGACACCGGCCGCAGGCCGCACCGCGCCGACCCCTCGTCCTGTCCCTGGTCCCGGCCCCCGGCCCGCACCGCGGCGGCCCGGAAGCCCCGGTCCCAACCGTGGCTCCGCCGGAACCTCGTCGGCTCAGTCGCAGCGCACCACGAGTGATGCGACGAAGCCCCTGCCGACCGCCCCGGCGGCTTCGGCTGCCAAGGCCGCACCCGCCGCCGCGAAGGCCGGTCCCCAGCTCCAGCTGATCCCCGCCACGGTGGACGGCGCGCTGGACGCGGCGGACGAGGCGGTCGATCTGCTGCTGGATTCCGGCCGGGCCCCCGCTGACATCCTGGTGCTGACCACCGGGGAGGAGCATCCGTGGGCGGCGCATGAGTTGTCCTTCGGCGAGGCGTCGTACTGGGCGCAGCACGATGCCGGAGACGATGTCTTCTACGCCGGTGCGGATGCCGACCGCGTCAAGGGCCGCCCGGTCGTGGTCGTCGCCGTCAACGGCGGTGCGAACGACGCCGTGGCCCGTGCGCTGCCCGAGGCGATGGGCCGTGCCGGGATGCTGCTGATCGTCTGCGGCGACCCGAAGCGCATCAACGCCCTCATCGGTCCGGGCGCCTGAGGCCGCACGTCCCCGAACGCCCGGTGTCCGGCAGGCTCTGTCCCCCGTGGCGGAGCTGTCCGGCGTCCGGACGGACGGTGGTGGCCACGGGCGTCCCGCGACCGGTCAGACGGCGGCGGAGTGGCTCAGCGCCGTGCGCGCTCCGAGGTGGGGCCGCGGCAGCGCCTTCGGGTCGCCGTCGCCCTCGATGGCCACGTCCAACTCGGTGGGCAGCGAAGCGGAGTGCGGCCGACGGCCGCCCCGCCCCTCGCCGAGGACCCGCCATCCGTCACGCGTCAGCGTGATGTAGGCGCCGCAGCGCAGGCCGTGCAGAGTGCAGGCGTCGCGCAACCCCCACATCCAGGCGCCGTCCTCGTCCGTCCACCGGCTCTCGCCCTCGCGGCAGTAGAGCAGCACGGCGGTGCGGATCGGTGTGCGGCGCCGCAGATCGTGTGGGATCACCCGGCGCAACTGCGCCAGCAGCGCGTTCCGGAAGTCCCAGCCGTCGACGGCGGCGGTGCGGCGGACGAACGAGGCGCTCGCCGTGAGCCGTTCGTCCGGATCGAGGACCGCGACGACGACGGTCGAAGGGGTCGGCAGGTGGCGGCTGTGCAGTCCGGTGACCACCTCGCGTGGATTGCGCAGCAGCGGGATCCCCGCTGCCGCCCACTCGGCGGGCTGGAGCATCCGGCCGACCCGGGAAACGGAATCGGCGGACGGTGGCGGAGCGAAGCCGAAGGTCACGGTCCTCCCTTCGTCTGCGCCCACGGTCCGTGCGAAGGGTCGGGCACGGGCGCGGGCCACGACACAGCCCCGTCGGACCACGGACGGACCGGGGGCGGGGAGCTGCGGACAATTCTCGCGGTCGCGCCCGCGTGCGGCAATGAGCAGTTGGCCCCACTGACCGTTTTACCTGGATGTGCGTTCTATATTCCTGACCGGTTCATGCCCCGCCGCGGCCCCGCCGCGGCCCCGGCCGCCCCTACCCCTGCACGGCCAGGACCAGCGGAAACACTCCGGCCGCTCCGGCCCGGCGGAGCAGCCGGGAGGCGACGGCCAAGGTCCAGCCGGTGTCCGCCATGTCGTCCACCAGCAGCACCGGCCCACCCGCCTCGGCAAGGGCCGCGGCCAGCGGGGGAGGCACGGTCAGCGCGCCGTGCAGCGCTCGCAGCCGCTGGGCGCTGTTGGTGCGCGGCACCCGGGTGTCGAATTCGCCGTCGTGGTACGCGACGCTCCCGAGCAGCGGCAACCGGCCGACGGTGGCGATCCGTTCGCCGAGTGTCCGGATCAGCTGTGGGCGGGTGCGCGAGGCGACGGTGACCACGCCCACCGGGCGGTCCGCGGCGTCCGGCGCGCCCGAGGCCCAGCCGCCGGGGCCCTTGGCCCAGTCGGCGAGCACCGTCACCACCGCACCGGCCACATCGTCGGGCACCGGGGCGTCCGGGCTCTGCGGGCCCAGCAGTGGCCGGAGCCGGTTTCCCCAGCCGATATCGGAGAGACGGCCCAGGGCCCGGCCCGGGGCGGCCTGCTCATCCGCCGGAATGCGGCCCTTGAGATCGACGCCCACCGTGGGCAGCCCGGTCGGCCACATCCGGCGCGGCTCCACCTCGACACCGGGCCGCCCCAGCTCGCCGCGCGCCGCGTCCAGCGAGGCGTCGGACACCTCGGTGGTGAACCGGGCCCCCGCGCAGTTGTCACAGCGGCCACAGGGCGCCGCCTTATCATCGTCCAACTGCCGCCGCAGGAACTCCATCCGGCAGTCGCCCGTCGAGGCGTACTCCCGCATGGCCTGCTGCTCGGCCTCCCGCTGGCGCGCCACCCACGCATACCGCTCCGCGTCATACGCCCAGGGCTGCCCGGTCGCGGTCCAGCCGCCACGCACACGCCGCACCGCGCCGTCCACATCGAGCACCTTGAGCATGATCTCCAGACGCGACCGCCGCAGCTCGACCCGGGGCTCGAGCGCGGGCAGGGACACCGGCCGGTCCGACGCCGCCAGCACCTCGAGGGTGCGGCGCACCTGCTCCTCGGGCGGGAAGGCGAGCGAAGCGAAATACCGCCAGATCGCCTCGTCCTCGCGGCCGGGCAGGAGCAGCACCTCGGCGTGCTCCACACCGCGCCCGGCGCGCCCGACCTGCTGGTAGTAGGCGATGGGGGAGGACGGCGAACCGAGATGCACCACGAAGCCGAGGTCCGGCTTGTCGAAGCCCATGCCCAGCGCGGAGGTGGCGACCAGCGCCTTGACCCGGTTGGCCAGCAGGTCCTCCTCGGCCTGCTGGCGATCCGCGTTCTCCGTCTTGCCGGTGTAGGAGGCGACGGTGTGGCCGCGCTGGCGCAGGAACGCGGTCACTTCCTCGGCCGCGGCGACGGTGAGGGTGTAGATGATCCCGGAGCCCGGCAGCTCATCGAGGTGCTCGGCGAGCCAGGCGAGCCGATGCGCGGCGTCCGGCAGCGGCAGCACGCCCAGCCGCAGGCTCTCCCGGTCCAGCGGCCCGCGCAGCACCAGCGCCCGCCCGGTCCCTTCACCGGTGCCCAACTGCTCGGCCACATCGGCCGTGACCCGTGCGTTCGCGGTCGCGGTCGTGGCGAGCACGGGCACGCCCTGGGGCAGATCGGCGAGCATGGTGCGCAGCCTGCGGTAGTCGGGCCGGAAGTCATGGCCCCAGTCGGAGATGCAGTGCGCCTCGTCGACGACCAGCAGGCCGGTGGCGGCGGCCAGCTGTGGCAGCACCTGGTCGCGGAAATCGGGGTTGTTGAGCCGCTCAGGGCTCACCAGCAGCACATCCACCCCGCCCTCGGCCACCTCCGCCTGGATGGTGTCCCACTCCTCGGTGTTGGCGGAATTGATGGTGCGGGCCTGGATACCGGCGCGCGCGGCGGCCTCGACCTGGTTGCGCATCAGCGCGAGCAGCGGGGAGACGATCACGGTCGGACCGCTGCCGCGCTCGCGCAGCAGCGCGGTGGCGACGAAATACACCGCCGACTTGCCCCAGCCGGTGCGCTGCACGACGAGCGCACGGCGGCGCTCGGCGACCAGCGCCTCGATCGCCCGCCATTGATCCTCCCGGAGCCGGGCGGAGCCGGTGGTATCCCCTACGAGGCGGGCCAGGACGCGGTCGGCCGAGGTACGCAGATCTTCGTCGCTCATGCCCCCATGCAACCCGATCCCGCCGACATCGCGCCAATGGTCCCGGCAGCCTGTGGATAACGTTATCCACAGGGGTGGCGGGGCCGACGGGGCTGAGGGACCGTCGGGCCATGACTCGACACAACGAAGCGGCCGGCCTGCCCGGCGAAGAGCAGGTCACCCTCCGCAGCCCGGCCGAGCTCGCCGACGCCCTGCCCTATGTCCTGGGTTTTCAGCCTGACGACAGCATCGTGATGATCGCGCTGCACGGCTCCCGCGGCCGGTTCGGCGGGAGGCTGAGGCTCGGCATTCCCCGGATCCCGGAGGAGTGGCCCGAAGTCTGCGACCAGCTCGCCGAATGCCTGATCAGCGGCAGCGAGCGGCGTGGCGGGCGGCCGGACGGGGTCGTGCTGTTCCTGTGCCAGGAGCCGGCCGAGGGCGAGTCGAGGGAGGAGGCGATGGAGCGGCTGCGGCCACTCGCGCAGCGGCTGCGCACCGCGTGCGGCGGGTTGGAGGTGCCGGTGTTCGAGGCGCTGTGCATCTCCGGCGGCCGGTTCTGGTCCTATGTCTGTCCCGACCGGCGCTGCTGCCCGCCGGAAGGCGTTCCGCTCGCCCTGCCCGGCACCTCGGTCATGGCCGCGGCGGCGACGTTCGCGGGGGTCCAGGTGCGCGGCTCGCTGCGCGAGATGGAGGCCAGGCTCGCCCCGCTCGGCGCACCCCGGGCCGACGGGCAGGAGCGGGCGCTGGACGCGGCCGGGGCCGAGCTCGTGCCAAGGATTCTGGACGGTGCTGAGTCCACGACGGTGTGTACGCAAACCCTCGGTCTGGTGGGCCGCATGCTGGACAGCTTCCAGTCCGCGCCGTCGGCCGCCGACGCGTGTGCGGCCGATCTCCACGATGACCGGCTGCTCGACGATCAGGAGGCGGCCGCGGTGATCATCGGGCTGCAGGACCGACGGACCCGGGACCGGGCGGCCGGATGGATGGAGGAAGTGGACGCCGACGCGGCGCTGCGGCTGTGGCGCGCGCTGGCCCGTCGCTGCGTCGGCTCGTACGGGGAACATGCGGCGGCGCCGCTCACCCTGGCGGGGTGGGTCGCCTGGTCGGCGGGTGATGAGCTCACGGCACGAGTGGCGCTCGGTCGTGCCCTGCGGGTCGATCCCGACTATCTCTTCGCCAGGCTGCTGCACCAGGCGTGCAATGAGGGGGTCCATCCGAAGCTGCTGCGCCAGTGCCTGCGTCGGGAGGACTCCGACGGGGCCGACCGCGCCGAGCGTGCCGACCGCGCTGTGCACGCGGCAGTGCACGCGGAGTTGGAGAGGCTCGGCGACCCGGCGGACGCCGAGCCGTTGGAGACGGCCGGACAGGTCGACTCGGCTGAGCCCGCCGAGCGGGCCACCCTTGCGGAAGCAGAGGAGCCGGCAGAGATGGAGGAGCTGGCGGAGGCGGAGGAGGCGGAGGAGTCGGCGGAGGCGGAGGAACTGGCTGAAGCAGAAGCCAAGGAAGAGCGAGAGTCTGCACGGGAGTGGCCGGGCGGGACGGTGGGCCCGGGTGGGAAGAGCGGCCCGGCCGGGGCGGGCACGCCGAGTGGCAGGCGTCGTCCGGAAGGGCGGCCGCGCGCCCGGCGCCGGACCGGTGGGCGGGGGACGCGCAGCCGCCGCTGACCCGGGCCCCGGGGGAGCCGTGGGGCGGGGGCCAGACGCGACGAGGGGAGCCCTGGAGCGGGGCCTGGGGTGGACGGCCGGTGGACGGCCGGTGGGGTGGTCCGGGGTGTGGTGGTCCGGGGCGTGGGGCGGCTCGGAGGCGTTCGGAAGGAGGTGCGGGATTCGTGCAGGCGAGCGCTTGAGAGAGCGATTTCCCGAACATTGGTGATCATGCTCAAGGGCCTGATTATCGTCAGGCAGACGACTATGATCGCGTCATGCCCTACGACCCGTCGGCCTTTCCGGCGTTCGCCGTCACCGTTGATCTGGTCGTGCTCACCGTGCGGCGGCATTCGCTGTGTGCGCTGGCCGTCCGACGCGGAGAGGCGCCCTTCAAGGGGCGATGGGCGCTACCCGGCGGTTTCGTGCGGGCCGATGAGGATCTCGCCGCCGCCGCTGCCAGGGAGCTGGCCGAGGAGACCGGGCTGCTCGCCCATGACCCCACGCTTCCGG is a window of Streptomyces violaceusniger Tu 4113 DNA encoding:
- a CDS encoding ribonuclease HII; protein product: MAYEPPTHSVERSLRATTGAKIVVGIDEVGRGAWAGPVTVCAAVTGLRRPPTGLTDSKLLSPKKRTTLAQELHSWVTAHALGHSSPEEIDGLGMTAALRLAATRALDALPVRPDAVILDGKHDYLGTPWAVRTVIKGDQSCVSVAAASVIAKVRRDAMMAELGAEHMDFCFEDNAGYPSPVHRAALRELGPTPHHRLSWAYMDGLPRWRHLKRVRSTPEPVGLEDEGQLGFDF
- a CDS encoding TetR/AcrR family transcriptional regulator, producing MSAESAAPTPGTVRPGGRTARTRSAVRDAVLTGLAEHGYPGLTVEYVAERSGIHKTTVYRRWGSVEGLVADALDLAGEDAWTPPDTGNLEGDLRALAREVTETFGSAPAAAAPTAFIAAAFQSERAAEALRDFYTERFTRCESVVRRAVDRGEAPSGTDAAAIVRAVSAPLFFRALITREPIDTPLADQTAAAVAAAVRAGAYSPARR
- a CDS encoding ADP-ribosylglycohydrolase family protein, which encodes MTADRFHRALRSLRGLAVGDALGSQFFVPANYPFLKRRELPPEPWQWTDDTEMACSILAVLVNHGRIDQDHLARSFADHHDFDRGYGPAVNRMLRLIREGGDWRDLAAGLFEGQGSWGNGAAMRIAPLGAWYAGDVEQATHQAEISAYTTHQHREAVAGAMAVAAAAAMVADPAGHGGPEELLDRVVEVVPRSAVQAGLRRARDMLDYADAGTVAAVLGCGRRTSAHDTVPFALWAAARHLGSFEEAFWRTASAGGDVDTTCAIVGGVVAAAAAGAPPADWQDRTEALPEWVPVRAD
- a CDS encoding YdbC family protein, giving the protein MLVKWIRCTVVDRPGFERGQRKWAGLPGEPGFRGQGGGWSRGRPDVAHVFAFWESRAFYDSFMARSHDRLAAAQSGTYRDMQVRLFEHRFDVKVGFEPRFSDADVVRVAHCRVRPDRVDHFTLVQEKVWNPAMAGSPGMLRGVFGEAPGNEFLVLSMWDSAAEHGKYRVERVERLGLRAQTEADVAAIAGDVVRVEPAWTVV
- a CDS encoding histidine phosphatase family protein, which encodes MARPRRIVLLRHGESEGNVDDSVYERVPDHALKLTETGRRQATEAGERLRAAFGDERVSIYVSPYRRTHQTLRLLDLDPTRTRVREEPRLREQDWGNWQDREDVRKQMAYRDAYGHFFYRFAQGESGADVYDRVDAFLESLWRSFQDPAHPPNVLLVTHGLTMRLFCMRWLHWNVAEFESLSNPGNGESRALLLSSDGRYHLDRPFERWCTPKPYGRTG
- a CDS encoding IS982 family transposase codes for the protein MTNNLDTLATALYATTDDLLKERPDLAPWRPAVGIAPQLTDAELVTLAMMQAMLGFTSEARWLRHARAHLRHLFPYLPQQPGYNKRLRKAADLLRRITRMLATSTSVWNDDVWTVDSTPVECGRSRETVKRSDLAGWAQYGYCASHSRFFWGLRLHLVCTLQGLPVAFALTGAKADGRETLLDLLAAEPDLLAARPGQTLIGDKHYFGRTFEQELARQGIQLLRPTRKGERQRPGGTLFKPLRQVIESVNETFKGQLDLEQHRGRTPGGVIARVMQRILALTAVIWHNDHTGRATLRSLTSYDH
- a CDS encoding ABC-F family ATP-binding cassette domain-containing protein codes for the protein MPTQISLRGVTLSRGDRLLLDDVSFAVRPGERIGIVGENGAGKSTLLWLLAGSESPDDGAVATVADGGIGHLGQTPELPPDHTVRDAVDAALAEVRAMERGLRELEADLGGGAPDALAAYGDLLTAFEARGGYEADARVEKALHGLGLGGIGYERRLGSLSGGEQARLGLACLIAAAPEVMLLDEPTNHLDGAALSWLEEALRGHSGTVLAVSHDRVFLERVATAIVEVDADRRTLVRYGGGYGGFVAEQTAARRRWEQAYEEWCAETAALAAAATTVARRVAPGRGMKDGNKLAYDRDKGRVQSSVSSRVRNARERLRRLQEDPVPRPPEPLRFSALPAAGTADGVLIDLHDIRVGERLAVDRLTVAAGERLLVHGANGAGKSTLLRVMAGWETPDAGRAIRRGGIGYLAQEIPVARPRERLLSAFGRGLPGTPEEQGVLLLSYGLFRTDDLHVPVGSLSAGQRRRLALARLLARPADLLLLDEPTNHLALGLVEELEEALAQWTGALVVVSHDRLLRSRFTGRRCEIRGGRFMAEEGDAAPAAASI
- a CDS encoding RecQ family ATP-dependent DNA helicase, whose amino-acid sequence is MSDEDLRTSADRVLARLVGDTTGSARLREDQWRAIEALVAERRRALVVQRTGWGKSAVYFVATALLRERGSGPTVIVSPLLALMRNQVEAAARAGIQARTINSANTEEWDTIQAEVAEGGVDVLLVSPERLNNPDFRDQVLPQLAAATGLLVVDEAHCISDWGHDFRPDYRRLRTMLADLPQGVPVLATTATANARVTADVAEQLGTGEGTGRALVLRGPLDRESLRLGVLPLPDAAHRLAWLAEHLDELPGSGIIYTLTVAAAEEVTAFLRQRGHTVASYTGKTENADRQQAEEDLLANRVKALVATSALGMGFDKPDLGFVVHLGSPSSPIAYYQQVGRAGRGVEHAEVLLLPGREDEAIWRYFASLAFPPEEQVRRTLEVLAASDRPVSLPALEPRVELRRSRLEIMLKVLDVDGAVRRVRGGWTATGQPWAYDAERYAWVARQREAEQQAMREYASTGDCRMEFLRRQLDDDKAAPCGRCDNCAGARFTTEVSDASLDAARGELGRPGVEVEPRRMWPTGLPTVGVDLKGRIPADEQAAPGRALGRLSDIGWGNRLRPLLGPQSPDAPVPDDVAGAVVTVLADWAKGPGGWASGAPDAADRPVGVVTVASRTRPQLIRTLGERIATVGRLPLLGSVAYHDGEFDTRVPRTNSAQRLRALHGALTVPPPLAAALAEAGGPVLLVDDMADTGWTLAVASRLLRRAGAAGVFPLVLAVQG